The window GGATGGAAAATTAGCTGACTGCAGGAAGTTCACTTATCGCTTCAGAATACAATAGTGAGCTAGGCTCAGTTGGGATCTTTAACCACTTCTTCCCTTGTGTGCGGCAAGTATTGTTTCTGAGCTACCTTTTCTTGTTTCTAAGTTTATGGTGGAGCACCAACACCTTTTCCCTTTTTATGGTCTCCGCAATATATTTTCAACATAACTAAGATCCTGTTTGCTTTACTTCAGCAGTTTTATTTGCAAACCTAACAAGAGCACCATCACTTTTGCCGAGTCGAAGAAGTGAAGAGCAGACAAAGCAAGCGTATAAAATGTTGTCTGATTGTTTCAGGTATCAATGTTACATCCCCTTGCTTTTTATATATCTCCACTCTTAAGATATGATTAGAGATCTGATTAGTTTCTCCCAGAATTATAACTTCACACGGTTGCATGCACACACATCAAACATAAACATATGTGTGATCTATTTTCCGTTGTCTACTTACAAGTACTTTCTCCTGCTGTCGGGCAAAAGAACTTGTGGAGTACTTTGGGGAGAATTTCAGTTATGGCAAGTGTCTCTCGTATGTTTCATTTCTTCTCTTTTGTAGTTGTATGTAACTTTTTAGCAAAGATGGCTTTTATACTAGGAACTATATCAATGCTTATTTAAATGTTAAGCAATCAAGTTTTGCACGGAATGGTTTGTAGCCTTTCTAAAGAAAACATATAATACCATCAAGTCCATTTAATCTTTTTTTACTTCATAAATATCCATTACATATATATATATATAGAGAGAGAGAGAGAGAGAGAGAGAGAGATGCACACACATATTTATACAACAAAGATTCTGATAATCACACTGCAACTTTTTCTGACATCTTGCAAGTAAACATGGCTGAATCTTTTATGCTCATTAAATCTCTTTCCTTTACATAGATGTGATGTCTGTTAACGGACCTCCAGAAATGCAGAATTTCGGGAAGGAGGCAGATGTCTTAATGCAGGTTATTGCTGCTCAGTATACTGAATTTTGAAGCTTTTTTGGTGAAAGGTCTGCCCATTAATTATTGTTGACATGTAAATGTTGTGATGATGGGCAGACTCAAAACAGTTTACTTTATTCTTGCTTCAGCATCTATTCACTATTCAGCTGTTTTATACTAAAGGTTCTTAACTTCTTATTACTCATACTGTCTTTATAAATTGCAATTAAACTTTTTGTACATGAAGATACTGTGGCCCGGTATTGCTATGTCGATGTTAGAAAGTGACCAACACCTTCACATAGCTAATACTTGTGTGTATCTATAATTTTTGTTTTACCCATGAACATATTATATCCTTATTGAAGTGGGAATGTGGTTTCAGAGACAAAGCAGATACAAGAATGATGATGCCATGAGTAGTGTAGTGATAATAGACGTGAGAGCTATACGGAAAACTCAATCTCAGAAAGATTGTCAGTAAAATAAGAGAGCAGGTACTTCCCTCTTTGTGTGTTGGAAATTCTTATGTTGCTGTTTAAGATGCAATTGAAATTCTAAAACATAGTTTTGTGATCTTCATCTAATTGCAAATGACAACCATCTGCAGTCTCAGCAGTTAATGGCAACTGAGCTGCTTTGGTGGCAAGGTCTTCTCCGAATTATGGAAGGTAAAGGGTTCATCAGAGAGGGAGATGATAAGGTATACACTCCTTTATTCCCTGGAAAATGATTACTTTATGCTTCTGCTCAAGTCCTTGTTTACTCTAACTGTGAACTGAAATATACTCTGCAGACACATGTTCAATTGAAGTTCCCCAAGCTAACAGAACTTGGCCTGGAGTTTCTGCAATCCGAAAAGGAGAGATTTTTCTATGTTCACCCTGAAGCAGATATGCTACTCTCGGCAAGCATGCCCAAATCTTTCTCAACTTTCTCAGAGTGGGGAAAAGGCTTGGCTGATCCTGAGATTCAACTTCAGCAGTTGGAGAGTTTTCGACACAACACAAGCCCACAAAGCTCCTTTTGTAAAAGAGGAAAACAAAAATCACGAAAGCAACGAACAAGAAAAGCAAGTGCTAGTAGTCACAGTGTTAGAACTGTTAGAGGTAGAGGCTAAACTCTCTAAACAAAGTATCAGACCAAGGTCATAGAATCATTAAAATGTCTGCAATTAGCAAGTAGAATATATAGTAGTTTTTGACAAAATACGTTGTAGTGGATCCTAAAGATTAGCTGCTTAATTGACCAAAAAAATAATCGTTGTGTGGGTTCCCAAAAATGGACCTGAGGGTGGTGGTGTTGTTGAGTAAGGGGGCTTGGTGGAAGACACAGTAGTGAGGAGAGGAGGTTGTTGGGTGTTGGACCAGGCACTGTCTTACTGTGTTCTTCAAGGTTTCAAAGTTGGCACTCATGTGATGTGGAAAATCCATATGGGCTTGAGTCAAGGACTCAATGGAGGTATGCAGGTCCTCATTTTGAGCTTGTAAGGCCATCTCCAGTAAGGAGGGCCAAGTAAACTCTATTACCCTAATTCTCTAAAAATGGGCTTCAATAATAAATGGCTAGAGAGCAAGAGGGGTGGAGGTAAGTGGAGAGGTCTAAATTTAGCCTTTAAAGTGACCCTACAGCTTTTCTTTGGGACCCATAAAAACCATGCAGCAATTTAAATAGTGAGAAAGCCCATATGATGTTGTTTTCTGAAAACAAAATCCAATAGTCTATAGATCATAACCGTTGAGATCCAACAGTGAAGAATTATATAACTTAATTATACTTTTTTTTTAACCTATCTGAATATGTTATCATCAAATCATATAATTACATGTCGAAAATATTAGTTTTTTAATGTACACCATGTTCCTTTCATTTTAAAAAAAATAACTTAAAAAATTATTTTCACCCCAAAAATTAATTTTTTATATAAATTAAATGGTTACTATAATAAACTAAATCATAAGTTTCAAAAATATAATGAAAAACTATAAAATATTTATAAAATATTTAAAAGGGCTAAATATAACCATCCATTGTTAGAGATGATTTACTATTTAAAACGGCTAAATTTTAGCTCTGACCCCAATATAGCCCCTCTCTACTGGAGATGACCTAAGAGCTTTAAAGTGGTGGTGAGAGGGGCGGAAGTGGTGGTGGGTTTAAGCATGGGATGTGGATGATGTAATCGGAAGAGGAGGAATGATAGAGTTGGGTATGGGAAGGGATGGGTTTTAAATTTGTAACCCGCGCAGGATCATGGCTCGATACCAAATGATAAGACCAAAATTGAAATAATGGAGATGAAATGCAACAACAAAAATGAGAGCAATGAAAGATAAAAATTCAAAAGACTTGATTCATATTTGCATCCATAGCTCAGAATGGCAAATGACACAGCATATATAAAGTTTGATCATTATTCTTACAAGTGTACTCTCATACACGTGTGTAATAAAACTTACAAATATTAGAAAAGTACTTAGAATAAATCAGAATGATCTACTGATGATGAATAATAACTGATGTATGTTCCTATGATTATGCATGATGATATAAACATGAGATAGACTAAGGCTAGAGAATAAAATTTGAAGGAAAAAAATGTGTTCCCACAACAAAATGTTTTCATTGAGTGTGTTGACAGTGACATATGTAGTAACAGTGACACAATAATTAATATAAGCAAGGATTAAAATATCGGTGTTGTCCAGAATGAGAATGAGAATCTAGGTTGTTGATAAGACCTATAATTATCACATCTCTCTATGTGTCTCTCTCTTTGTTATCTCTATAATTGAACAATTTATTCAGTTTGTCTTCTTTTTTTTTGACAACACGTTTTGCAAATCTATTGTCGATCTATCACTTAAGTTATGGCCGGAGTCACATCTCTCTCTCTCTCTCTCTCTCTCTCTCTCTCTCTCTCTCTCTCTCTCTCTCTCTCTCTCTCTCTCTCTCTCTCTCTCTCTCTCTCTCTCTCTCTCTCTCTCTCTCTCTCTCACATTTAGCCACTTGTTCTCTATCTTATCTCACGGTCTCACTAATGCACCTTATCTTTCTTAAATGTACTCATTATATTTCTCAAGTGCAAATATTCCTCCACTTATCTTCAAGTTTGATAACTGTGTAATAGATCGATCTACATCCAGATATCCCTCGAAGAGAATCCTGCTCTCCTCGAGAGCCCCACTCTTCATTGGGATATATCTTGAGAGAATTACTTCTATCTCAGATATTACTCGAGACCCTCACTCTTCATTGAGATATACCTCGAGGGAATTACTTATATCTCATATATCACTCGAGACCCTCACTCTTCATTGAGATATACCTCGAGGGAATTACTTTTCTTCCGGATATCACTCCAATTTTTTTTACATATATTTTTTTATTATATCCGGGATATATCGTAAATATCAGAGATATTGACGATATCGGAGAAATATCGGAGATACTGTGGAAGATAAAATATTGACCCCTCTAGATACATCGATCATTCGAAAAAAGGAGATATCGGGGGATATATCGCAGAGATTTTAATCTTTGGATATAAGTAGTTACAATATGGAGAACAATTAATGATGTACTTTAGTTATATTAAAAAAAAAGTACTTTAAGTGTTGAGCCCTTCTTTTTTTTAAGAAAGCTGAACCTTCTTCTAACCTTCTCATTATTAACTTTTTAGTGTTAGTTACAGAAGCCGCGTGAAATGATCATTATATCAATACATTTAGTTTATTTAAATAATAGTTTTTTAGAATACCATATACCGATTTTACTCATTAAAATCTGTTGAGATTCCCCTAACGGAACATGATGTGCTTTAGTTGAATGCTCCACCACTAAGCAATTTGTCTCATTCTTCTTCTTCATTTTTCAAAGTTTCACTCTATTCTTTGTCACAAGTTAAAGATATCTGAATTCGTGATTATAGACATGTTATGAGTGATTGACATGTGTAGAATGATTGCAATTATGAGACGGATGCGGAAGAAAGTGACTATAATGATGAATTGACATGTTGGTCGGGTTACTTGATTCAAGATTTCTCTTTACTAATTGATCTTTATCTTGATCTATGAAACTGAATGAATTGTGTGGATGATTTACTAAAGTTGTTGATCCGCATCAACCCCATAATACTTTCTCGTGTATAAAGTTATTTCCATTGGAATCTTATGAAGATATAATCAATTAAAAGAAATTAACCAACACGTTACTCTTCTAATTGTGTGCACCTAATGAACTTACCCTCGACAAACTTCTCGTCGATTTTACAAGTTTCATACTCTGAATAAACATTGAAATCGAAAGAAAAAAAAGAAATTTTGGTAGCACCAGTTCCCAAACTCTTGTGGCACGATCAAAGTGATACCCACACTTACAAAACTACCAATGTGGTACCCAAACTTTATTTTCCGGAAAAATGGCCTCCGGCCTTTCGTCGGTAGTGAAAATGAAGTTTGGGTACCACATTAGTAGTTTTATAAGTATGAGTATCATTTTGACTGTGTCACAAGGGTTTGGGGACGGATATTAAATTTTTTTAAAAATATTACTCTGAATAAACACGTGAGGAAAGCACGTGACTCAACCCAGTTGTTGCTGCACGACATGCCGTGCGCTAAAAGAAGGAAGTATGATTACCCACAGGCCACAGCCTTTAAAATTCCCCAGTTCTTGTGTTTGGCGGGTTCGAGTTCTCAGAGATACAGACGTCTTCTTCTTCTCGGCTCTGAAGAGCTCAAGTATGTATTTTCTCTTTTACCCTTTTGCATTTTCAATCTCATTCTTATTTCTTCAATTTCGTTTTGCTCAATTGAATTTCCTATTGCAATCGCTGAACTAATTCTTACCGCTGCTAGCTTTCACGGGTATATTTGCGTTGAAAACGAAGGTAATAAGAAATTGATAAAGAAATCATCTTCAGGCAGTGAACCCAGTTTCTCACCAATATTGGGTTTTGGTAAAACACAGTATTGCTTGGCTAAATTTGATGTTCTTATCAAGAAATTGAATTGGGAATTTTTTTTTTCTTTCATTTCTTTAACTGTGTTAAGTAATTAAAGGGAGATTCTTAGGTAAAGAAAGTTGGGTTGAGTAAAGTTCAAAGCTTTATTGGATTTGGAGTGGTGATTTCATATATTCATGTTGCTGCATTTTGACTTTGGATGTTCCTGAATTTTGGCCTAGGGAGAAATTATGCATAATATGAATGGCAATGGCGTATCAGGCGATGAAGTCATTGCAAAGCTGCTTGAAATGGGATTCGAGAATTCCAGTGTAGTAGAAGCTGTGAAAGAAGTTGGGCCGTCTTTTGATGTTGCATTGGAGTTTATACTGAATGGTTGTTGTAGAAGCAATCAGAGAGCATCTAGTAGTTCCACTAGCAAGGCAAAGGCTCCTGGGAAAAGAGCTTTGCCCTCCTCGAAACCGTTGGGACAGATTCGGCAGTCTAGCATACTGGATCATTTCCAATCCTCAAGTGCACCTAAGCGGAGGAAGACTGATGTGGTACCTGATGTACCAGTTTTCGGGTCAGAAAGTGTACATGGTTCTGTAGACCAATGTGTGGAGGTTTTATCAGAATTGCCTTCGGTTGGTTGCCTGGACATTGGTTCAGATTGGGAGAAGAAAGCTGAGAGTCTCTTGCAAAAGCATTTTGGTTTTTTTTCATTAAAACCTTTCCAGAAGGAGGTGTTAGCTGCTTGGTTGGCTCACAAAGATACACTTGTTCTTGCGGCAACAGGATCTGGTATAATCTTCTTCCACAATTCTGTATATGTTTATTGATATTCTAGCACATAGGTGGCTATGTTTTATTGATATTTACTTTTGAGCAGGTAAATCTCTGTGTTTCCAGATTCCAGCATTGTTGACTGGGAAGGTAGTTGTTGTGATTTCACCATTAATAAGCTTGATGCACGATCAGTGCTTAAGGCTGGCAAAACATGGGGTTTCTGCTTGCTTCCTTGGATCTGGGCAACCTGACAGTACCGTGGAAAATAAAGCAATGAAAGGCGTGTACAACATAATATATGTTTGCCCCGAGACAATCTTAAGGTAAGGGACTTCATGATTACATTGGTTTTGTTTGACTAATGTGTTTCCGAGGATCTCAGACTTAAAAATTGCAATCTACCATGCTGCAGGCTGATAAAACCACTCCAGAATTTGGTAGAAATCCGTGGGATTGCTCTTTTTGCAATTGATGAAGTCCATTGTGTTTCGAAGTGGGGCCATGATTTTCGGCCTGACTACAGGTTTGTCAGATAGCTGTTTGCAGCTGTATTATCTATGTATGCACGTATCACTACTCTATTGTGGATGCATTTGGGGATGAGGTATAGATGACTCTACTATTGTGCTCACTTATGAGCTTAATCAACCATTGTGAATCCCATGGCACAGAAGTGCTGTCAGTTTTGGCTCAATAAACCAATGATAAATTAAGTATCTCCTCCGTTGTTTTTAATCACAATTGTATCATTATTCACATCTAGTTAACTGCCTCTATTTTGTCCTTGCTGTGTTTTTAAAGTAGACATGCACTCCATTGAGGAACCACTCTACTTCTTTAGATAGGTCACTAAAGTTATTATGATTGCTTGACATATGAACTTTCAAATGTTTCAGGAGATTGTCTGAGTTGCGAAAGAACTTCAGTGCTAGCAATTTAAAATTCTTAGACTTCGATATACCACTGATGGCATTGACTGCTACTGCAACAATTCAGGTTCGTGAAGACATTCTTAATTCATTGTCCATGTCAAAGGAAACAAAAGTTGTGCTTACTTCATTTTTCCGGCCAAATCTAAGATTCAGGGTAAGTTTGTTGCTTTTATCACATGTTTCAGTCTTGTTCCACTTTTTTTTGGGTGTTCATGGGTATTGTTTTAGGTTCTTTACATAAATTTATCTGCAAAATTGGGTTTGGTTCTGCATGTTTAAATTCACAAGTTCCCAAAGAATTCAATCTCACTTTGCTTCCTCCATTATATAATTCCTACAGGTACAGCATAGTAAAACATCAACATCATCATATGAGAATGATTTCCTTGACCTGATAGACATGTATATGGACAAGAGAGGAAAAGGTGAAAAGAAACAATTGATCACCTCAGAAGAAGTAAATGAAGTGCTGGACAGCTCATCTAACAGTAGTGTGTCAGAGGCTGATTGCAATTCAGAGAATGAGTTGGACAATATTGAGGATGGTAATTATGACAGGTTTGATGAAGCAAATGCACTCCAGGAAAATGGTTCAAGTGCTTCAAAGGGAAGGGAACTGTCAGTTGACTACTTGGAGAATGAAGTTGATGTCTTTCAGAGTGTGGATGATTGGGATGGTAAGTTCATCATTTTGACATATTTATGACTGATTGACTGTTGTGCATTGCACTGATCATTTCCATACTTGCAGTTAGCTGTGGTGAATTCTGTGGACTACCTCTTTGTGAGGACATGAATACTAGAAAAGAAACTACATCTGATGTACTTGAATTACCAAATCAACCGGAAGAAAGACTGAGATTTCTGCAGCAGCCTCTAGAGAAAGGATCAACTATCATATATGTTCCTACAAGAAAACAAACGTTGAAAATTGCAACTTATCTTTGTAGGTGTGGATTGAAGGCTGCTGCCTATCATGCAGGGGTATGCCATGCAGATTGTGTTTTTTTTTCATATAGTCTAGTGTAGGTTTCTCTTAATCTTTCTGCCAGCTAAACCAATTTATGAGCTCCTTAAGAATTCTGT of the Fragaria vesca subsp. vesca linkage group LG6, FraVesHawaii_1.0, whole genome shotgun sequence genome contains:
- the LOC101312067 gene encoding ATP-dependent DNA helicase Q-like SIM-like gives rise to the protein MHNMNGNGVSGDEVIAKLLEMGFENSSVVEAVKEVGPSFDVALEFILNGCCRSNQRASSSSTSKAKAPGKRALPSSKPLGQIRQSSILDHFQSSSAPKRRKTDVVPDVPVFGSESVHGSVDQCVEVLSELPSVGCLDIGSDWEKKAESLLQKHFGFFSLKPFQKEVLAAWLAHKDTLVLAATGSGKSLCFQIPALLTGKVVVVISPLISLMHDQCLRLAKHGVSACFLGSGQPDSTVENKAMKGVYNIIYVCPETILRLIKPLQNLVEIRGIALFAIDEVHCVSKWGHDFRPDYRRLSELRKNFSASNLKFLDFDIPLMALTATATIQVREDILNSLSMSKETKVVLTSFFRPNLRFRVQHSKTSTSSYENDFLDLIDMYMDKRGKGEKKQLITSEEVNEVLDSSSNSSVSEADCNSENELDNIEDGNYDRFDEANALQENGSSASKGRELSVDYLENEVDVFQSVDDWDVSCGEFCGLPLCEDMNTRKETTSDVLELPNQPEERLRFLQQPLEKGSTIIYVPTRKQTLKIATYLCRCGLKAAAYHAGLPKSRLRQVHKMFHENTIEVVVATIAFGMGIDKLNVRRIIHYGWPQSLEAYYQEAGRAGRDGKLADCILFANLTRAPSLLPSRRSEEQTKQAYRMLSDCFRYGMASSCCRAKKLVEYFGEDFSHDKCLLCDVCVTGPPEMQNFRKEADVLLQVIAAHDRQGRYKNNDIISNDIRRESYTGRLNLRMIVSKIREQSQQFMATQLLWWQGLLRIMEGKGFVREEDDKTHVQLKFPKLTELGLEFLLSEKEKSFYVHPEADMLLSASMPKSFSTFSEWGKGWADPEIRCQRLESFQHNRSPQSSFGKRGKRKSRKQRTRKSSASSQSVRTVRGRIEAKLSKQSIRPRS